A single region of the Arcobacter sp. F155 genome encodes:
- a CDS encoding TSUP family transporter, protein MEFLDDITTTWIIIFVLTGFIAGYIDAIAGGGGMIQVPVLLFSGIPPIYVLACNKVASVLGVSTATIKYALSKKISWKVVAVAIIPCLIASYIGSSLVMYVPDTIIQWAILLAIPVALFFMLKKSKTIKEEKTEVNNKNIILSTAPIGFYDGLLGPGTGTYLTISMKKFLHLDYLVSTASTKPLNFATNVGSVFAFFFAGKILWLVAIPMGLANVAGSYVGSHYAIKGGEEFIKKVLITVLIFMLLANVIKIIVS, encoded by the coding sequence ATGGAATTTTTAGACGATATAACTACCACTTGGATTATAATTTTTGTTTTAACAGGTTTTATAGCAGGATATATTGATGCAATTGCAGGTGGTGGTGGAATGATTCAAGTTCCAGTTCTATTATTCTCTGGTATTCCTCCTATTTATGTACTTGCTTGTAATAAAGTAGCTTCTGTATTAGGTGTTTCAACTGCAACAATTAAATACGCACTTAGCAAAAAGATATCATGGAAAGTTGTAGCAGTTGCAATTATTCCTTGTCTTATAGCTTCATATATTGGAAGTTCATTAGTTATGTATGTTCCTGATACTATTATTCAATGGGCTATTTTATTAGCAATTCCTGTAGCACTTTTTTTTATGTTAAAAAAGAGTAAAACAATAAAAGAAGAAAAAACAGAAGTAAATAATAAAAATATCATACTTTCTACTGCTCCAATAGGTTTTTATGATGGACTACTTGGACCTGGAACGGGAACATATCTTACTATCTCTATGAAGAAGTTTTTGCATCTTGATTATTTAGTTTCTACTGCTTCTACAAAACCTTTAAACTTTGCTACAAATGTGGGTTCTGTATTTGCTTTTTTCTTTGCAGGTAAGATTCTTTGGTTAGTAGCAATTCCTATGGGATTGGCAAATGTAGCTGGTTCTTATGTGGGAAGTCACTATGCTATAAAAGGTGGTGAAGAGTTTATTAAAAAAGTACTAATTACAGTACTTATTTTTATGCTTTTAGCAAATGTGATTAAGATAATAGTTTCTTAA